The Amycolatopsis sp. DG1A-15b genome window below encodes:
- a CDS encoding amidase has product MSPVSIESLEDTTETGARTAARAFAAGWSRPPGPLPEPLRWSLRERAAQLARGALTAAAFGAEADPWAFAADTHYRACSELREGESPVRLGVKDTVDVAGFATRLGLRRHRHYPRRSAAPLTGLRGLSTVAKLVTTELNLGIGSGCGNPYFPRLDPAGSSTGCGVAVAAGICDLALGTDVLGSVRWPAGRCGVVGLRLTHTDRLHGVFPLCPSMDAPGWVARTADDLAYAAEHCGLPIGPVPAGPYRVGVVTEALATVEPEILDGVRTTIELLRTAGHAVTEVRVGEPWSWRSAAWELCARAAWDALPQWRGWLAEDLGPATEKAVAAGADVTDARLHEIVTAQHRLRVANDGWFAGLGVDALLLPLDPKVPVPRDPAEDRTRSTIPLTRTRTGIDHEDDIGYTPLASFTGLPALTFPVATARDGVVPVAMQLVGRPHADGELVSLARDAERVRGPLGFAPR; this is encoded by the coding sequence ATGAGTCCGGTATCGATCGAATCCCTCGAAGACACCACGGAAACCGGTGCACGCACCGCGGCCCGGGCGTTCGCCGCCGGCTGGTCCCGGCCACCCGGCCCGCTGCCCGAGCCGCTTCGGTGGTCGCTGCGCGAACGGGCGGCGCAGCTGGCTCGCGGGGCGCTGACCGCCGCGGCGTTCGGCGCCGAAGCCGACCCGTGGGCGTTCGCCGCGGATACGCACTACCGCGCCTGCAGCGAGCTCCGTGAGGGCGAGTCACCGGTGCGGCTCGGGGTGAAGGACACCGTCGACGTCGCCGGGTTCGCGACCCGGCTCGGGCTGCGCCGGCACCGGCACTACCCGCGCCGCAGCGCGGCCCCGCTGACCGGCCTCCGTGGACTGTCCACAGTGGCCAAGCTGGTGACCACCGAGCTGAACCTGGGCATCGGTTCCGGCTGCGGGAACCCGTACTTCCCCCGGCTGGACCCGGCCGGCTCCAGCACCGGGTGCGGCGTGGCGGTCGCCGCCGGGATCTGCGATCTGGCGCTGGGCACCGACGTGCTCGGCTCGGTCCGCTGGCCCGCCGGCCGCTGCGGCGTGGTGGGGTTGCGCCTGACCCACACCGACCGGCTCCACGGCGTCTTCCCGCTGTGCCCGTCGATGGACGCGCCCGGCTGGGTGGCCCGCACCGCCGACGACCTCGCCTACGCGGCCGAGCACTGCGGCTTGCCGATCGGCCCGGTCCCGGCCGGGCCGTACCGCGTCGGCGTGGTGACCGAGGCACTCGCGACGGTCGAGCCGGAGATCCTCGACGGCGTCCGCACCACGATCGAACTCTTGCGGACGGCCGGTCACGCGGTCACCGAAGTCCGCGTGGGCGAGCCCTGGAGCTGGCGCTCGGCGGCGTGGGAACTGTGCGCGCGGGCGGCCTGGGACGCCTTGCCGCAGTGGCGCGGCTGGCTGGCCGAGGACCTCGGTCCGGCAACGGAGAAGGCGGTCGCCGCGGGCGCCGACGTCACCGACGCCCGGCTGCACGAGATCGTCACGGCCCAGCACCGCCTGCGGGTGGCCAACGACGGCTGGTTCGCCGGCCTCGGCGTCGATGCGCTGCTGCTGCCGCTGGACCCGAAGGTCCCCGTCCCGCGGGACCCGGCCGAGGACCGCACGCGGTCGACGATCCCGCTGACCCGCACCCGCACCGGCATCGACCACGAGGACGACATCGGCTACACCCCGCTGGCCAGCTTCACCGGCCTGCCCGCGCTGACCTTCCCGGTCGCCACCGCCCGCGACGGCGTGGTCCCGGTGGCGATGCAGCTGGTCGGCCGTCCGCACGCCGACGGTGAGCTGGTCTCCCTGGCGCGCGATGCCGAACGCGTCCGGGGCCCGCTGGGCTTCGCACCACGCTGA
- a CDS encoding aromatic amino acid ammonia-lyase gives MTGAGFEVGTDTLDPAAVAIASRTPGVRGVVPAGLDDVMAASVAARDALVASGTPVYGVTTGFGDRNISRVEPADAAALQAGLIRYHLAGTGPAAPDDVVRATLLIRANCLARGRSGIRPEVVRLLLDCLAADLLPVVPVRGSVGASGDLVPLCYVASMLVGEGTVRVHGVERPAAAALAGAGLRPVRLEPKEALALINGTAFLSAFAVHAYAEAADLCVAGAAATALAVEALRGNRDHFHPMTHANKPHPGQVHVAGAVRRLLDGSGFARGQREIAELNGDGGSRLAHPIQDRYSVRCAPHVLGVLHDTLGWAGRWLAVEINASTDNPLFEPGTGEVHNGGNFYGGHVGMAMDSLKVAVASAGDLLDRQLALVVDEKYSNGLPAGLTGPAKGPQHGFKGVQIATSALVAEALQRSAPATVHSRSTEAHNQDKVSMATIAARDACAVTELVREATAAHLAALCQAIDLRGGPAALGEGTRAVYTFVRDRAGFLDRDRRLDHELAGLAAALRSGALTGVVAPFGAAEPRVAGSA, from the coding sequence GTGACCGGCGCGGGGTTCGAGGTCGGCACGGACACCCTCGATCCGGCGGCGGTCGCGATCGCCTCGCGCACGCCCGGCGTCCGCGGGGTGGTTCCGGCGGGACTGGACGACGTCATGGCCGCGTCGGTCGCGGCGCGGGACGCGCTCGTCGCGTCGGGAACACCGGTGTACGGCGTGACCACGGGATTCGGTGATCGCAACATCAGCCGGGTCGAGCCGGCCGACGCCGCCGCGCTGCAGGCCGGGCTGATCCGCTACCACCTCGCCGGGACCGGCCCGGCCGCGCCGGACGACGTGGTCCGCGCGACGCTGCTGATCCGCGCGAACTGCCTGGCCCGCGGCCGGTCCGGGATCCGGCCGGAGGTGGTCCGGCTGCTGCTGGACTGCCTGGCCGCGGACCTGCTGCCGGTGGTGCCGGTGCGCGGCTCGGTCGGCGCCAGCGGCGACCTCGTGCCCCTGTGCTACGTCGCCTCGATGCTGGTGGGCGAAGGCACGGTCCGCGTGCACGGCGTCGAACGCCCGGCCGCGGCGGCCCTCGCCGGCGCCGGCTTGCGGCCGGTGCGGCTGGAGCCGAAGGAAGCGCTGGCGCTGATCAACGGGACGGCGTTCCTCTCGGCGTTCGCGGTGCACGCCTACGCCGAGGCGGCCGACCTCTGCGTCGCGGGCGCGGCGGCGACGGCGCTGGCCGTGGAAGCGTTGCGCGGCAACCGTGACCACTTCCACCCGATGACGCACGCGAACAAGCCGCACCCGGGTCAGGTGCACGTGGCCGGCGCGGTGCGGCGGCTGCTCGACGGCTCGGGGTTCGCGCGCGGGCAGCGGGAAATCGCCGAGCTGAACGGCGACGGCGGCTCCCGGCTGGCCCATCCGATCCAGGACCGCTATTCGGTGCGGTGCGCCCCGCACGTGCTGGGCGTCCTGCACGACACGCTCGGGTGGGCGGGCCGCTGGCTGGCGGTGGAGATCAACGCCAGCACGGACAACCCGCTGTTCGAGCCGGGAACCGGGGAAGTGCACAACGGCGGCAACTTCTACGGCGGGCACGTGGGGATGGCCATGGACTCGCTGAAGGTCGCCGTCGCCAGCGCCGGTGATCTGCTGGACCGCCAGCTGGCCCTGGTGGTGGACGAGAAGTACAGCAACGGCCTGCCGGCCGGGCTGACCGGGCCGGCGAAGGGGCCGCAGCACGGCTTCAAAGGCGTGCAGATCGCGACCTCGGCGCTGGTCGCCGAGGCACTGCAGCGCTCGGCGCCCGCGACCGTCCACTCGCGCTCCACCGAGGCGCACAACCAGGACAAGGTCAGCATGGCCACCATCGCCGCCCGCGACGCCTGCGCGGTGACCGAACTGGTCCGCGAGGCCACTGCGGCGCACCTGGCCGCGCTCTGCCAGGCCATCGACCTCCGCGGCGGCCCGGCGGCCTTGGGGGAGGGCACCCGGGCCGTGTACACCTTCGTCCGCGACCGGGCCGGCTTCCTCGACCGCGACCGCAGGCTCGACCACGAACTGGCCGGCCTCGCCGCAGCCCTGCGGTCGGGCGCGCTGACCGGCGTGGTGGCGCCTTTCGGTGCGGCCGAACCGCGGGTCGCCGGATCCGCGTGA
- a CDS encoding 3-deoxy-7-phosphoheptulonate synthase produces the protein MTVAPRPGEPLAAPSPATEPLWPSADALAGVTARLAASAPLVTPADCADLRTQLAAVASGAAHLVQGGDCAELFDEVSAHTTRRKAAQLTELADLVEIATAVPALTVGRIAGQFAKPRSSAVERLPDGGSLPVYRGDAVNALEADPAARVPDPARLLTARERAASIHATLDVLAAASGRRVFTSHEALLLDYENALVRPAASGPYGGSAHLLWAGERTRDPAGPHIGLLSRITNPVAVKLGPATAREDLQALIDVLDPQRTPGRLSFVARMGAGHVRRVLPALAGAAREAGCLPVWICDPMHGNGQRAASGRKIRLVDDVRTEVAGFVAALREAGAHPGGIHLELTPDDVTECVDLPDDPTPRYWTGCDPRLNPAQARDVVRAFAAAVSP, from the coding sequence ATGACCGTCGCGCCCCGCCCCGGCGAGCCGCTCGCCGCCCCGTCCCCGGCCACCGAACCGCTGTGGCCATCGGCCGACGCACTGGCCGGGGTGACCGCCCGGCTGGCCGCGTCCGCACCGCTGGTGACCCCGGCCGACTGCGCGGACCTGCGCACCCAGCTGGCCGCGGTCGCGTCCGGCGCGGCGCACCTGGTCCAGGGCGGCGACTGTGCGGAGCTGTTCGACGAGGTCTCCGCGCACACCACCCGCCGCAAGGCCGCGCAGCTGACCGAGCTGGCCGATCTGGTCGAGATCGCGACCGCGGTGCCGGCGCTGACCGTGGGCCGGATCGCCGGGCAGTTCGCCAAACCCCGCTCCAGCGCGGTGGAACGCCTGCCGGACGGCGGCTCCCTGCCGGTGTACCGCGGTGACGCGGTCAACGCCCTCGAGGCGGACCCGGCCGCCCGCGTGCCGGACCCGGCCCGGTTGCTGACCGCCCGCGAGCGGGCCGCCTCGATCCACGCCACGCTCGACGTCCTGGCCGCCGCGTCGGGCCGCCGCGTGTTCACCAGCCACGAAGCTCTGCTGCTGGACTACGAAAACGCGCTGGTGCGCCCGGCCGCGTCGGGCCCCTACGGCGGATCCGCGCACCTGCTGTGGGCCGGGGAACGCACCCGCGACCCGGCCGGGCCGCACATCGGGCTGCTGAGCCGGATCACCAACCCGGTCGCGGTCAAGCTCGGCCCGGCGACCGCCCGCGAGGACCTTCAGGCGCTGATCGACGTGCTCGACCCGCAGCGGACGCCGGGCCGGTTGTCGTTCGTCGCCCGGATGGGCGCGGGACACGTACGCCGGGTGTTGCCCGCGCTGGCCGGAGCGGCCCGCGAGGCGGGCTGCCTGCCGGTGTGGATCTGCGACCCCATGCACGGCAACGGGCAACGCGCGGCGAGCGGCCGGAAGATCCGTCTGGTCGACGACGTCCGCACGGAGGTCGCCGGGTTCGTGGCGGCCCTGCGCGAGGCCGGGGCGCACCCGGGCGGGATCCACCTGGAACTGACCCCGGACGACGTGACCGAATGCGTCGACCTGCCCGACGACCCGACGCCGCGCTACTGGACGGGCTGCGATCCGCGCCTCAACCCGGCTCAGGCCCGCGACGTCGTCCGCGCGTTCGCCGCGGCGGTTTCGCCGTGA
- a CDS encoding ATP-grasp domain-containing protein has translation MSTPKPAVVLFGGLAVAWNQRYLRVLAERGIAALIVDRGGPHAEALLSGDLSHVAGFAAADPEDHAVVADVVAGWAERFAVVGVACLVEQYVLPAAITADLLGVPSPGLRAATVCRDKHLQRRFLAEWSPRSQRAGSGEPQFPVILKPAGRLASSGVRFVPDAAGLEAALADYGPDEVLLLEEPVRGPEFSVESLSVDGVVGYAEITGKRTTGLDSGFFVELGHTTPAPGLDEPARAALLDTHHAVLDRLGFGTGVAHAEYRLDDSGRPVLIEIAARPPGDSIMALHWLATGVSLEEAYLRAVLGEPAELPPPTRVARQVYLDHPAGVLTDVEVAPELGVGVHWFSPGEVHAQIATCAERDDDATVRCVLALKPSGTELVPLRESGDRAAMFVIDAPSVAELDELERRCRAGVRVRAGS, from the coding sequence ATGAGCACACCCAAACCGGCCGTCGTGCTGTTCGGCGGCCTGGCGGTGGCGTGGAACCAGCGGTACCTGCGGGTGCTGGCCGAGCGCGGGATCGCCGCCCTGATCGTCGACCGCGGCGGACCGCACGCCGAAGCGTTGCTCAGCGGCGATCTCTCGCACGTCGCCGGCTTCGCCGCGGCCGACCCGGAGGACCACGCGGTGGTGGCGGACGTCGTCGCGGGCTGGGCGGAGCGGTTCGCCGTCGTCGGCGTCGCCTGCCTGGTCGAGCAGTACGTCCTGCCCGCGGCGATCACCGCGGACCTGCTCGGCGTGCCCTCGCCGGGGCTGCGGGCCGCGACGGTCTGCCGGGACAAGCACCTGCAGCGGCGGTTCCTGGCCGAGTGGAGCCCGCGGTCGCAACGCGCCGGCAGCGGCGAGCCGCAGTTCCCGGTGATCCTGAAGCCGGCCGGACGGCTGGCCAGCTCCGGCGTCCGGTTCGTCCCTGACGCCGCCGGACTCGAAGCCGCGCTGGCCGATTACGGGCCGGACGAGGTGCTGCTGCTGGAAGAACCGGTGCGCGGCCCGGAGTTCTCGGTCGAGTCGCTGAGCGTCGACGGCGTGGTCGGCTACGCCGAGATCACCGGCAAGCGGACCACCGGGCTGGACTCCGGGTTCTTCGTCGAACTCGGCCACACCACGCCCGCCCCGGGGCTCGACGAGCCGGCGCGGGCGGCGCTGCTGGACACCCACCACGCCGTGCTGGACCGGCTCGGGTTCGGCACCGGCGTCGCGCACGCCGAATACCGGCTGGACGACTCGGGCCGGCCGGTGCTGATCGAGATCGCCGCGCGGCCGCCCGGCGACAGCATCATGGCGCTGCACTGGCTCGCCACGGGCGTCAGCCTCGAAGAGGCCTACCTGCGCGCGGTGCTCGGCGAACCGGCCGAGCTCCCGCCGCCGACGCGCGTGGCGCGTCAGGTCTACCTCGACCACCCGGCCGGGGTCCTCACCGACGTCGAGGTCGCGCCGGAACTCGGCGTGGGCGTGCACTGGTTCAGCCCGGGGGAGGTGCACGCGCAGATCGCGACCTGCGCGGAGCGCGACGACGACGCGACCGTGCGGTGCGTGCTCGCGCTCAAACCGAGCGGGACCGAGCTGGTGCCGCTGCGGGAATCGGGGGACCGGGCGGCGATGTTCGTCATCGACGCGCCGTCGGTGGCGGAGCTGGACGAGCTCGAGCGGCGCTGCCGCGCGGGTGTCCGGGTGCGGGCCGGGTCATGA
- a CDS encoding MFS transporter: MAESGFFAAVGALLRERIEPLRPVGYRRIAGAMLVTNVGNGMQFVANVWLVLTMTGSPRAVALVLLTAALPGVFFGPVIGVLIDRFPRRLVFAFADLTSATVLASVVLLQVTGNLATWHVFVMVFLLGLTESTAVPTGTTLVREIVPVDRLLAANATTGVAVQIGNVSGAALGGFILGSSSVSAVLAINVLSYLGSAAFVFGVRTQRVVRTKNENWREAVREAAAGLTYLRTHRPMIPSYLMLLTLFAVLYVLNTLLAPFANDALHVGASGLGYIDAMFAFGAILGGLLLPLATARLNRDRLAALGVIGMGVALVALAYSHALAAPMVLYGLAGVSFQSFYIFRTRVQEHVPVDIQGRVMALLITSVGLCRLVVYAVLAVFVTAGTLRMIYGVVGLLLGLVGVVITIRAFRTDEVSRPPEPEPVTAGPSETEQA; this comes from the coding sequence ATGGCTGAGTCCGGGTTCTTCGCCGCCGTCGGCGCCCTGCTGCGTGAGCGGATCGAGCCGCTGCGCCCGGTCGGCTACCGCCGCATCGCCGGCGCCATGCTGGTCACCAACGTGGGCAACGGCATGCAGTTCGTCGCCAACGTGTGGCTGGTGCTCACCATGACCGGGAGCCCGAGGGCCGTGGCGCTGGTGCTGCTGACCGCCGCGCTGCCGGGGGTGTTCTTCGGCCCGGTCATCGGCGTCCTGATCGACCGGTTCCCGCGCCGGCTCGTGTTCGCCTTCGCCGACCTGACCTCGGCCACCGTGCTCGCGTCGGTCGTCCTCCTGCAGGTCACCGGCAACCTGGCCACCTGGCACGTGTTCGTGATGGTGTTCCTGCTCGGGCTGACCGAGTCCACCGCGGTGCCCACCGGAACCACCCTCGTCCGCGAGATCGTGCCGGTGGACCGGCTGCTCGCGGCGAACGCCACCACCGGCGTCGCGGTGCAGATCGGCAACGTCAGCGGCGCCGCGCTCGGCGGGTTCATCCTCGGCAGCTCGTCGGTGAGCGCGGTGCTGGCCATCAACGTCCTGTCCTACCTCGGCTCGGCGGCTTTCGTGTTCGGCGTCCGGACCCAGCGCGTGGTGCGCACGAAGAACGAGAACTGGCGCGAAGCGGTCCGCGAGGCCGCCGCCGGGCTCACCTACCTGCGCACGCACCGGCCGATGATCCCGTCGTACCTGATGCTGCTGACCCTGTTCGCCGTGCTGTACGTGCTGAACACGCTGCTCGCGCCGTTCGCGAACGACGCGCTGCACGTCGGGGCGAGCGGGCTCGGCTACATCGACGCGATGTTCGCCTTCGGCGCCATCCTCGGCGGCCTGCTGCTGCCGCTGGCCACCGCGCGGCTCAACCGCGACCGGCTGGCCGCGCTCGGCGTGATCGGCATGGGTGTCGCCCTGGTCGCCCTGGCCTACTCGCACGCACTGGCCGCGCCGATGGTGCTCTACGGGCTCGCCGGGGTGAGTTTCCAGTCCTTCTACATCTTCCGCACCCGCGTGCAGGAGCACGTGCCGGTGGACATCCAGGGCCGCGTGATGGCCCTGCTGATCACCAGCGTCGGGCTCTGCCGCCTGGTCGTCTACGCGGTGCTGGCGGTCTTCGTCACCGCGGGCACGCTGCGGATGATCTACGGCGTGGTCGGCCTCCTGCTCGGCCTCGTCGGGGTGGTGATCACGATCCGCGCGTTCCGCACGGACGAGGTTTCCCGGCCGCCCGAGCCGGAACCCGTCACCGCGGGACCGTCCGAAACGGAGCAGGCATGA
- a CDS encoding ATP-grasp domain-containing protein: protein MTAEDRPGAVVVLGMFVAARYPDLLPAAAARGLRVLGVDEDSPFARHYDDARRADPGHPMAPIAELAWHEGTDRAGVIDTVSGWAAAYDVRGVLVFGEGFVETGAVLADLLGLPGPGLRAGRVCRNKLLQRRYLAEWSPRSRLLRTADAADWTTFPAVLKPLDGQASAGVSRVGSAGELAAALARPGFAAPMLLEELVPGPEVSVETLVHDGRVRFTGITGKLTNEDSGRFFVELGHTVPDVALTAAQQAAVRAVNEQVLRRLDFRDGVAHAEYRVTPEGVVRLMEIAARPAGDSIITLYGLATGEPMEPAMLAVALGEGVSYPEPVRWARQKYVPHTPGVLTGMRADGLGVPVTWLRERWFFPAVRPAPDAGVRMIMMGRAKGDELGEIRSSADRSATYLIDAPTPAALDELTRSCDAAIRVETDPGERADG, encoded by the coding sequence ATGACCGCCGAAGACCGCCCGGGTGCCGTGGTGGTGCTCGGGATGTTCGTCGCCGCCCGGTACCCCGACCTGCTGCCCGCCGCCGCGGCGCGCGGGCTGCGGGTACTGGGCGTCGACGAGGACAGCCCGTTCGCCCGGCACTACGACGACGCCCGCCGCGCCGACCCGGGGCACCCGATGGCGCCGATCGCCGAGCTGGCCTGGCATGAGGGCACCGATCGCGCCGGGGTGATCGACACCGTGTCGGGCTGGGCCGCCGCCTACGACGTGCGGGGCGTGCTGGTCTTCGGCGAAGGGTTCGTCGAAACCGGCGCCGTGCTCGCCGACCTGCTCGGCCTGCCCGGCCCCGGCCTGCGGGCGGGCCGCGTCTGCCGGAACAAGCTGCTGCAGCGCCGGTACCTCGCCGAATGGAGCCCGCGCTCGCGCCTGCTGCGTACGGCCGACGCGGCGGACTGGACGACGTTCCCGGCCGTGCTCAAGCCGCTCGACGGCCAGGCCAGCGCCGGGGTCAGCCGGGTCGGCTCCGCCGGAGAGCTCGCCGCCGCCCTCGCCCGTCCGGGTTTCGCCGCGCCGATGCTGCTCGAAGAACTGGTGCCCGGGCCGGAGGTCTCGGTCGAAACGCTGGTGCACGACGGTCGCGTCCGGTTCACCGGGATCACCGGGAAACTGACCAATGAGGACAGTGGGCGGTTCTTCGTCGAACTCGGCCACACCGTCCCGGACGTCGCGCTCACCGCGGCGCAGCAGGCCGCGGTGCGGGCGGTGAACGAGCAGGTGCTCCGGCGCCTGGACTTCCGCGACGGGGTCGCGCACGCCGAGTACCGGGTCACCCCCGAAGGCGTGGTGCGGCTGATGGAGATCGCCGCCCGCCCGGCCGGCGACAGCATCATCACCCTCTACGGCCTGGCCACCGGCGAGCCGATGGAACCCGCGATGCTCGCGGTCGCCCTCGGCGAAGGAGTGTCCTACCCGGAGCCGGTGCGCTGGGCCCGGCAGAAGTACGTCCCGCACACCCCGGGCGTGCTCACCGGGATGCGGGCCGACGGCCTCGGCGTCCCGGTGACCTGGCTGCGCGAGCGCTGGTTCTTCCCGGCGGTGCGGCCCGCCCCGGACGCCGGCGTCCGGATGATCATGATGGGGCGCGCGAAAGGCGACGAACTGGGCGAGATCCGCTCGTCGGCGGATCGCTCGGCGACCTACCTCATCGATGCGCCGACCCCGGCCGCGCTGGACGAGCTGACCCGCAGCTGTGACGCGGCGATCCGCGTGGAGACCGATCCCGGGGAGCGGGCCGATGGCTGA
- a CDS encoding amidase, translating into MSRPLTPEQAARHRSLTRPLAHRRAALTAGDLDVTGLRADLAAQIEELDPEYGAFVKPRQIAAGRPEWPARESVTFKDTVDVAGFATKLGIPAGYAVRPAVSARIARVLAGRGLLALGKVTSTECALGTKKPSRNPRFPHVSPAGSSTGSAVAVAAGFCDVSVGTDSGGSLRWPAVYCGVTALRLTPSPELLEGVHCVAPSMEAPGLITRTADDLAWLWRTHRLAAAFGLADGPAAGPLRIAVTAPRGTDPDLLAALAVAHDRLAALGHDVTRADLPQLWDMIEAAGQLLAKEAHDGFGRLRGRPGLALQPETVRAMTAGAHIGRSQHEDLLARQEAAVRTAGELLTRRYDLIVLPLETGLPDPAERSASTSLPGPSAVDGPGALTLVANFARLPVLSLPMTLSREGSPAGVQVLAARGRDALLVAAGAALNGDGALPDLSAAGEPAGGAIPKVRTQ; encoded by the coding sequence ATGAGCCGCCCGCTCACCCCCGAGCAGGCCGCCCGGCACAGGAGCCTGACCCGCCCGCTGGCGCACCGGCGGGCGGCGCTGACCGCCGGCGACCTCGACGTCACCGGCCTGCGGGCCGATCTCGCCGCGCAGATCGAGGAGCTCGACCCCGAGTACGGCGCGTTCGTGAAGCCGCGGCAGATCGCCGCGGGCCGTCCGGAGTGGCCGGCCCGGGAATCGGTGACCTTCAAGGACACCGTCGACGTCGCCGGCTTCGCGACGAAACTCGGCATCCCCGCCGGGTACGCGGTGCGGCCGGCGGTGTCCGCCCGGATCGCGCGGGTGCTGGCCGGCCGCGGCCTGCTCGCGCTGGGCAAGGTGACCAGCACCGAATGCGCGCTGGGCACGAAGAAACCGAGCCGGAACCCGCGCTTCCCGCACGTGTCGCCGGCCGGGTCGAGCACCGGCAGCGCGGTGGCCGTCGCGGCCGGCTTCTGCGACGTCTCGGTGGGCACCGACTCCGGCGGTTCGCTGCGCTGGCCCGCCGTCTACTGCGGCGTGACCGCGCTGCGGCTGACGCCGTCGCCCGAGCTGCTGGAGGGGGTGCACTGCGTCGCGCCGAGCATGGAGGCGCCGGGGCTGATCACCCGCACCGCCGACGACCTCGCGTGGCTGTGGCGGACCCACCGGCTGGCCGCCGCGTTCGGGCTCGCCGACGGGCCGGCCGCCGGGCCGCTGCGGATCGCCGTGACCGCCCCGCGCGGCACGGACCCGGACCTGCTGGCCGCGCTGGCCGTGGCGCACGACCGGCTCGCCGCGCTCGGCCACGACGTCACGCGGGCGGATCTGCCGCAGCTGTGGGACATGATCGAAGCAGCCGGGCAGCTGCTGGCCAAGGAAGCGCACGACGGCTTCGGCCGGCTGCGCGGCCGCCCCGGTCTCGCCCTGCAGCCGGAGACGGTGCGGGCGATGACCGCCGGGGCGCACATCGGCCGGTCCCAGCATGAGGACTTGCTGGCCCGGCAGGAGGCGGCGGTGCGCACCGCCGGCGAGCTGCTGACCCGGCGCTACGACCTGATCGTGCTGCCGCTGGAGACCGGGCTGCCCGACCCGGCCGAGCGCTCGGCCTCGACGTCGCTGCCCGGACCGTCCGCTGTGGACGGACCGGGGGCACTCACGCTCGTGGCCAATTTCGCGCGGCTGCCGGTGCTTTCCCTGCCGATGACGCTCTCGCGCGAGGGCTCGCCGGCCGGTGTGCAGGTGCTGGCCGCCCGGGGGCGCGACGCGCTGCTGGTGGCGGCCGGAGCCGCGCTCAACGGCGACGGAGCGTTGCCGGACCTGTCCGCCGCCGGGGAACCCGCCGGTGGCGCCATCCCGAAGGTGAGGACGCAATGA
- a CDS encoding AMP-binding protein: protein MTEVDKRLRDVVRQAAGLPFFSDRYAHLDLAGEFSITDVPEMTREDITASMTLASGQPGRGGAYLFTSGGSTAAPKVAWIPIAMHLDAILGHWRPLGPGDVLANLAMPGRLWSAHYFYNGMAERCGADAIGLGHVEAGEWPQWLDFLDTHGTTALCGTPSTLEQVLALALRLRHPILRRLRAALFFGEPCPESLVRLCREEVPGVRLWGNYGSTETWVIGHNGPDCDATTFHVFPHQHVEVVDGSVLVTTLHEDAVSPVVRYRIGDRARWTQCACGGDRALRLLGREGALIKFAGTLVAPDELLGLARADASVAAAQAAWREADPERLEIRVVPGAGATPDVDALRARLLDSQIDLRFALRGDDDAFEIVVVDRLQVNDRTAKTPSLVPLDPPR, encoded by the coding sequence ATGACCGAAGTGGACAAGCGACTGCGCGACGTGGTCCGGCAGGCCGCCGGGCTCCCGTTCTTCTCCGACCGCTACGCGCACCTGGACCTGGCGGGCGAGTTCTCCATCACCGACGTGCCGGAGATGACGCGCGAGGACATCACCGCGTCCATGACCCTGGCCTCGGGCCAGCCCGGGCGGGGCGGCGCGTACCTGTTCACCAGCGGCGGCAGCACCGCGGCGCCGAAGGTGGCCTGGATCCCGATCGCCATGCACCTGGACGCCATCCTCGGCCACTGGCGGCCGCTCGGCCCCGGCGACGTGCTGGCGAACCTCGCCATGCCCGGACGGCTTTGGTCGGCGCACTACTTCTACAACGGCATGGCGGAACGCTGCGGCGCCGACGCCATCGGGCTCGGGCACGTCGAAGCCGGCGAATGGCCGCAATGGCTCGACTTCCTGGACACCCACGGCACCACCGCGCTGTGCGGCACACCGTCCACTTTGGAGCAGGTGCTCGCACTGGCGCTGCGGCTGCGGCACCCGATCCTGCGCCGGCTGCGGGCCGCGCTGTTCTTCGGCGAGCCGTGCCCGGAATCGCTGGTCCGGCTGTGCCGCGAAGAGGTGCCCGGGGTCCGGCTGTGGGGCAACTACGGCTCCACGGAGACGTGGGTGATCGGGCACAACGGCCCGGACTGCGACGCCACGACGTTCCACGTCTTCCCGCACCAGCACGTCGAAGTCGTCGACGGCTCGGTCCTGGTCACCACGCTGCACGAGGACGCGGTGAGCCCGGTGGTGCGCTACCGCATCGGCGACCGGGCCCGCTGGACTCAGTGTGCGTGCGGTGGCGACCGGGCCCTGCGGCTGCTCGGCCGGGAGGGTGCGCTGATCAAGTTCGCCGGCACCCTGGTCGCCCCGGACGAGCTGCTCGGCCTCGCCCGCGCGGACGCCTCGGTCGCGGCGGCGCAGGCGGCGTGGCGCGAGGCGGACCCCGAACGCCTCGAAATCCGCGTGGTCCCCGGCGCGGGCGCCACGCCGGACGTGGACGCGCTGCGGGCGCGGCTGCTGGATTCCCAGATCGACCTGCGATTCGCCCTCCGCGGCGACGACGACGCCTTCGAAATCGTGGTCGTCGACCGGCTGCAGGTCAACGACCGGACCGCGAAGACGCCGTCCCTGGTGCCCCTGGACCCGCCGCGATGA